A window from Candidatus Bathyarchaeota archaeon A05DMB-5 encodes these proteins:
- the glyS gene encoding glycine--tRNA ligase: protein MTGKTKNLDKFTIIDELARRRGFFWQSYEMYGGVSGFATYGPLGAKLKQNIENKLRELFVNKLGILEIESPIIAPSKVFEASGHVDHFKEAMVECLKCKKRFRADHLLQEFARMTEAEAEKLSLKELKAAIKKHNIKCPECGGTFSEPKLFLTMFKTTIGPYSGAVGYGRPEAAQGIFVEFRRLYEMAREKLPFGVLQIGHALRNEISPRQGLIRLREFTIVDLEFFFDPEEPDCFLLKDVENEKLRLLLAETKLRESEEITEVTVKEALKKGLIKAEWQAVFMAYAKRLLIDLGVPTEKQRFIEKLPWERAHYSLQSFDQEVYVERWGWVEVSGHAYRTDYDLKQHMNFSGEDLQIYKEYAKPVEKEQLIIKPVMAKLGPTFKSEAAKVAEMLSKADPEKIEASLKKNKYYTLGKYKILPEDVTITRQKIIERGKRFIPHVVEPSFGSDRLVYVTLEYAYNVKDDRAVLSFPRDIAPIQVGVYPLVSKDGLPQKALEVYNMLLGEGFAVEYDEAGSIGRRYARADEIGAALGVTVDYETLKNDTVTIRDRDSWKQVRTKIENLPELLHKYFKKKINFEDLGKPL, encoded by the coding sequence TTGACTGGCAAGACTAAAAATTTGGACAAGTTCACTATAATTGACGAGTTAGCACGCCGACGAGGCTTCTTTTGGCAATCATACGAGATGTATGGCGGAGTAAGCGGCTTCGCAACTTACGGTCCTTTAGGCGCAAAACTAAAGCAGAACATCGAAAACAAACTTCGAGAACTCTTCGTAAACAAACTAGGCATCTTGGAAATAGAATCTCCAATAATTGCTCCAAGCAAAGTATTCGAAGCGTCAGGTCACGTGGACCATTTCAAAGAAGCTATGGTTGAATGCCTAAAATGCAAGAAACGATTCCGCGCAGATCATCTACTCCAAGAATTTGCAAGAATGACGGAAGCTGAAGCTGAAAAGCTAAGCCTTAAAGAATTGAAAGCCGCAATCAAAAAACATAACATTAAATGTCCAGAATGCGGCGGCACTTTCAGCGAACCCAAACTATTCCTAACAATGTTTAAAACCACGATAGGTCCATATTCGGGCGCGGTTGGTTATGGAAGACCCGAAGCGGCGCAAGGAATTTTTGTAGAATTTCGGCGTTTATACGAGATGGCTCGAGAAAAGCTTCCCTTCGGCGTTCTGCAAATTGGTCACGCGTTAAGAAACGAAATTTCACCCAGACAAGGGCTCATACGATTGAGAGAATTCACAATAGTGGATTTAGAATTCTTTTTTGACCCAGAAGAACCTGACTGTTTTCTCTTGAAAGATGTTGAAAATGAAAAGTTGCGGCTTTTGCTTGCTGAAACTAAACTACGGGAATCTGAAGAAATAACCGAAGTTACCGTAAAAGAAGCATTAAAGAAGGGTCTAATCAAGGCGGAGTGGCAAGCAGTTTTTATGGCTTACGCTAAAAGACTATTAATAGATTTGGGTGTTCCAACCGAAAAACAGCGTTTCATCGAAAAACTCCCTTGGGAAAGAGCTCACTATTCGCTTCAGAGTTTTGACCAAGAAGTTTACGTTGAACGTTGGGGTTGGGTGGAAGTTTCTGGACACGCTTACAGAACAGATTACGACTTAAAACAGCACATGAATTTCAGCGGAGAAGACTTGCAGATTTACAAAGAATATGCTAAACCCGTCGAGAAGGAACAGTTAATCATAAAGCCAGTGATGGCTAAGCTTGGTCCAACGTTTAAGTCTGAAGCCGCGAAAGTGGCAGAAATGCTTTCTAAAGCTGACCCAGAGAAAATTGAGGCTTCTCTGAAGAAAAACAAATACTACACGCTTGGAAAATACAAGATTCTCCCAGAAGACGTAACGATTACACGACAAAAGATTATTGAACGCGGAAAACGCTTCATCCCCCATGTTGTTGAGCCCAGTTTCGGCTCTGACAGGCTTGTTTATGTCACTCTTGAGTACGCTTACAATGTTAAGGATGATAGGGCTGTGCTGAGTTTCCCCCGTGACATTGCACCAATACAAGTCGGTGTTTATCCTCTTGTAAGCAAAGATGGACTGCCCCAAAAAGCATTGGAAGTGTATAACATGCTTCTCGGTGAGGGTTTCGCAGTTGAATATGACGAAGCGGGTTCTATTGGTAGAAGATACGCTCGTGCAGACGAAATCGGCGCAGCCTTAGGCGTAACAGTTGATTACGAAACACTAAAAAACGACACAGTAACTATTCGCGACCGCGATTCATGGAAACAAGTCAGAACCAAAATCGAGAACCTACCAGAGCTTCTGCACAAATATTTCAAGAAGAAAATCAATTTTGAAGATTTAGGCAAGCCACTCTAA
- a CDS encoding RNA-binding protein produces the protein MNGKKISIAIPASVVSDTPHLREKTSKIGLMGRAAAIFKVDEIIVYPDNPETNQRHEIDLIATLLAYMETPQYLRKRLFKLKPTLRYAGILPPLRTPHHPLNRKTKDLKIGEYREGVTLSSKENDTLIDIGVEKPAIIQNKQLPKNKRITIKITKINEQAQVEIASREEIPHYWGYTITPETQPFVKILKNRNFDLTIATSKYGTPFADATEEISERWRSAQKILVAFGAPTQGLYEIVRHEGFNLDDVVDFTINTIPTQGTETVRTEEALIASLAILNTHFRF, from the coding sequence TTGAACGGGAAAAAAATTTCAATCGCCATACCAGCTTCGGTTGTTTCTGACACTCCTCATTTGCGTGAAAAAACATCAAAGATAGGTCTTATGGGAAGAGCAGCCGCAATTTTCAAAGTAGACGAAATCATAGTTTATCCAGATAATCCTGAAACAAACCAAAGACATGAAATAGATTTAATCGCAACCTTGCTTGCTTACATGGAAACACCCCAGTATCTAAGAAAAAGACTGTTCAAACTCAAACCAACATTGCGTTATGCTGGCATACTTCCACCATTACGCACACCACATCACCCATTAAACCGCAAAACAAAAGATTTGAAAATCGGCGAATACCGAGAAGGAGTAACACTATCCAGCAAGGAAAATGACACACTCATAGACATCGGCGTAGAAAAACCAGCGATAATTCAAAATAAGCAATTACCAAAAAACAAGCGCATAACCATAAAAATAACCAAAATAAACGAACAAGCACAAGTTGAAATTGCAAGCCGCGAAGAAATACCACATTACTGGGGATACACAATCACCCCCGAAACACAACCATTCGTGAAAATATTAAAAAACAGAAATTTCGATTTAACCATCGCCACCTCTAAATATGGCACTCCGTTTGCAGATGCCACTGAAGAAATTTCAGAGCGATGGCGATCAGCACAAAAAATTCTCGTAGCGTTCGGCGCACCCACTCAAGGCTTATATGAAATAGTTAGACATGAAGGATTCAACTTGGATGACGTAGTAGATTTTACCATTAACACAATTCCGACGCAAGGAACAGAAACGGTTAGAACAGAAGAAGCACTCATTGCATCTTTAGCAATCTTAAACACACACTTTCGCTTTTAA
- a CDS encoding DUF47 family protein, translating to MVLPAETEERVKRRALTVCQDHLRKVLDVTRKVPQMIDCFMRNDKEKAKQLFTEIRSGEEEVDKARRLVSQELAEIGAILLSREDFLRFTNLTSEIADFSEGIAFRLVEIMEHNWNVSGDIKKDLLKLSEAVLDAVVKLRETVMVLSYGPAKAMEKAKDVEVAERTVDELYREFEIKLLSSKLEFPTLILLRDVLQLLEDSADKAEDAADAARILSLIM from the coding sequence TTGGTGCTTCCGGCAGAAACTGAAGAACGTGTAAAACGGCGAGCCTTGACCGTTTGCCAAGACCATTTAAGAAAGGTTTTAGACGTCACCCGAAAGGTTCCTCAAATGATAGACTGTTTTATGCGAAATGATAAGGAAAAGGCAAAGCAGCTTTTCACTGAAATCAGAAGCGGCGAAGAAGAAGTTGACAAAGCTAGACGACTGGTTTCGCAAGAACTTGCAGAGATAGGAGCTATTCTTCTTAGCAGAGAAGACTTTTTGAGGTTCACAAACTTGACAAGTGAAATCGCAGATTTCTCTGAGGGCATTGCCTTCCGTTTGGTTGAAATTATGGAACACAATTGGAACGTTTCGGGAGACATAAAGAAAGATTTGCTTAAACTTTCAGAGGCAGTTTTGGACGCTGTTGTTAAGCTTAGAGAGACAGTTATGGTCTTAAGTTATGGTCCCGCCAAAGCTATGGAAAAAGCTAAGGATGTTGAAGTTGCTGAAAGAACTGTTGATGAACTTTACCGCGAGTTTGAAATAAAACTTCTAAGCAGCAAGTTAGAGTTTCCCACGTTGATTCTCTTAAGAGATGTTCTGCAACTTCTTGAAGATTCAGCCGACAAAGCAGAAGACGCTGCCGACGCTGCACGAATCTTATCTTTGATTATGTGA
- a CDS encoding inositol-3-phosphate synthase — translation MPKIKVAIVGVGNCASALIQGIQYYSNCDKEDRAIGLRHLFIGGYHPRDVQIVAAFDIDNRKVSKDLSEAIFAAPNNAPKITIIPNSNVIVNKGPVLDGIGEYTKNLIQISNQPEINIADVLKESDAEIMLNLLPSGAVKASKWYAEQALKAGCAFVNATPAFIASDAAWAKRFEEAELPLAGDDLIDQVGATTLHKTLLKLLSMHGVRIAQTYQLDVGGGTESLDTLERTRDIKRTVKTKSVETALPYKAEVVAGSTDYVDFLENRRDSYFWIKGLYFCNTSMQIDLKLSTVDAPNAGSVLLDVIRAVKIALDKRLKGTVLPICAYAFKHPPQIIPLETAEQMFADFIMKKHA, via the coding sequence ATGCCAAAAATAAAAGTTGCCATCGTCGGCGTTGGAAACTGCGCGTCCGCCCTAATCCAAGGAATACAATACTACAGCAATTGCGATAAAGAAGACCGCGCCATTGGACTGCGTCATCTGTTTATAGGAGGCTATCACCCAAGAGACGTGCAAATTGTCGCCGCCTTCGACATAGACAACCGAAAAGTCAGCAAAGACCTTTCAGAAGCAATTTTTGCAGCACCAAACAACGCCCCAAAAATAACCATCATACCAAACTCGAACGTTATCGTAAACAAAGGTCCAGTATTGGACGGCATCGGCGAATACACAAAAAACCTCATCCAAATCAGCAACCAACCAGAAATAAACATCGCAGACGTATTGAAAGAAAGCGACGCAGAAATCATGCTGAATCTGCTTCCAAGCGGCGCAGTAAAAGCCTCGAAATGGTATGCCGAACAAGCTTTAAAGGCTGGCTGCGCATTCGTGAACGCTACACCAGCTTTTATTGCAAGCGACGCAGCATGGGCTAAACGCTTTGAAGAAGCAGAACTACCACTTGCAGGCGACGATTTAATTGACCAAGTAGGCGCAACCACACTACACAAAACATTACTAAAACTCCTTTCAATGCACGGCGTTCGCATAGCCCAAACATACCAACTTGATGTTGGCGGAGGAACAGAATCCTTGGACACTCTTGAAAGAACAAGAGACATAAAACGCACCGTCAAAACAAAATCTGTAGAAACCGCATTGCCATACAAAGCTGAAGTTGTTGCAGGCTCAACAGATTACGTTGACTTTTTAGAGAACAGACGAGACAGCTACTTCTGGATAAAAGGCTTATACTTCTGCAACACCTCAATGCAAATAGACCTAAAACTTTCGACTGTAGACGCGCCAAATGCGGGTTCTGTATTGTTAGATGTAATAAGAGCGGTGAAAATAGCGCTAGACAAAAGGCTAAAAGGAACCGTGCTGCCAATCTGCGCCTACGCGTTTAAACATCCACCACAAATTATTCCGCTAGAAACTGCAGAGCAAATGTTCGCAGACTTCATCATGAAAAAGCACGCTTAA
- a CDS encoding bifunctional phosphoglucose/phosphomannose isomerase — protein MPKATILNDLEEIKRIDKSNMLSFCVGAPKHYSDAARLAETISISYPKPKAIIVAGMGGSAIGGELLKDWARDQLTVPIEVCREYSLPEYANKNTLVFVVSYSGETEESLSVFLDAVKRECMSVCISSGGKLLEFAEKLSIPHLRVPSGMAPRATLPYLFVPLCILMEKIGLIKDAKPEISEAIHVLKQISESNSPKIPLNDNFSKKLALNICGTVPVVYGFGIYRAVAQRLKQQFNENSKVPAKWEFFPELNHNEIVGWERVEKLAKCFSVLLIRDNDESEAMRQRIETTKELISKESLKVFEIYGQGRRSLAKMLSTVVLGDFASVYLAVLRGVDPTPVKTIAFLKERMKRVGVKEKVIRELQKITRR, from the coding sequence TTGCCAAAAGCAACCATTTTGAATGATCTTGAGGAAATTAAACGGATTGATAAGAGCAATATGCTTTCTTTCTGTGTCGGCGCTCCTAAACATTATAGTGACGCTGCAAGGTTAGCTGAAACGATTTCTATCAGTTATCCAAAGCCCAAAGCAATCATTGTTGCGGGCATGGGCGGGTCCGCCATCGGCGGTGAACTTTTGAAGGATTGGGCAAGAGACCAATTGACTGTTCCAATCGAAGTTTGTCGGGAATATTCTTTACCTGAGTATGCAAACAAGAACACTCTGGTTTTTGTTGTGAGCTATTCTGGCGAAACTGAGGAATCATTAAGCGTATTTTTAGACGCAGTGAAACGAGAATGTATGAGTGTTTGCATAAGTTCTGGAGGAAAGTTGCTGGAATTTGCCGAAAAATTAAGTATTCCGCATTTGCGTGTTCCTTCTGGAATGGCTCCGCGCGCAACGCTTCCTTACCTTTTTGTGCCTCTGTGTATTTTGATGGAGAAAATCGGTTTAATCAAAGATGCTAAGCCTGAAATTTCTGAAGCTATCCATGTTCTGAAGCAGATTAGCGAGTCAAACTCGCCTAAGATTCCTTTAAATGATAATTTTTCTAAGAAGTTGGCATTAAACATCTGCGGCACTGTTCCGGTTGTTTATGGTTTTGGAATTTACCGTGCTGTTGCTCAGCGTCTCAAGCAGCAGTTTAATGAAAACAGTAAGGTTCCGGCAAAATGGGAGTTTTTCCCAGAACTTAATCATAACGAGATTGTGGGTTGGGAAAGAGTGGAGAAACTTGCGAAGTGCTTCTCTGTATTATTAATTCGGGACAATGACGAGTCGGAAGCAATGCGGCAGAGAATTGAAACTACGAAGGAATTGATAAGTAAGGAGTCATTAAAGGTTTTCGAAATTTACGGTCAAGGCAGAAGAAGCTTGGCGAAGATGTTGTCGACGGTTGTCCTTGGTGATTTTGCTAGTGTTTATCTGGCTGTTCTGCGTGGTGTCGACCCAACGCCGGTGAAAACTATAGCTTTTTTGAAGGAAAGGATGAAGCGGGTTGGAGTGAAGGAGAAGGTAATACGGGAACTGCAGAAAATTACTAGGCGTTAA
- the endA gene encoding tRNA-intron lyase, with protein MEVEFIENFLVVWDSVKGSELYKMGFYGKPLGISKPKIPEFNVPLVLDLMEGLYLASKGIITVYEGVDKKKVSLVKLRQRARQLYEDFDEKYTVYRDLRDDGLIVTPGIKFGCDFAVYKYGPGVEHAPYMVSVKSAKSEITATDIVKAGRLATTVRKRFIIAVPNLEKGKIRYLIFKWFKA; from the coding sequence ATAGAAGTGGAGTTCATCGAAAACTTCTTAGTGGTGTGGGATTCCGTTAAGGGCTCGGAACTTTACAAGATGGGTTTTTATGGGAAACCCTTGGGAATTTCTAAACCAAAAATTCCGGAGTTCAATGTTCCGCTTGTTTTAGATTTGATGGAAGGTTTGTACCTCGCGTCAAAGGGAATCATAACAGTCTATGAAGGCGTTGACAAGAAGAAGGTTAGTCTCGTTAAGTTACGTCAAAGAGCTAGGCAATTATATGAGGATTTTGATGAAAAATATACTGTTTATCGGGATTTGCGTGATGATGGGTTAATCGTCACGCCGGGTATAAAGTTTGGATGCGACTTTGCTGTTTACAAGTATGGACCCGGTGTTGAACATGCACCGTATATGGTGTCTGTTAAAAGTGCTAAGTCTGAGATTACCGCCACTGATATTGTTAAAGCTGGAAGGCTAGCGACAACCGTCCGAAAAAGATTCATTATTGCGGTGCCGAACTTGGAAAAGGGAAAAATAAGATATTTGATATTCAAATGGTTCAAAGCGTAA
- a CDS encoding 50S ribosomal protein P1, with translation MEYVYAAMLLHKAGKEINEENLTQVLTAAGINVDAVRVKALVASLAEVNIDEAIKSASTMMAAPAAAPGVAAPAAEAKPKEEEKKKKEEEEKAKEEAALEGLGALFG, from the coding sequence ATGGAATATGTTTACGCTGCCATGCTTCTTCACAAGGCCGGAAAGGAAATAAACGAGGAAAACTTGACGCAGGTTTTGACAGCAGCGGGCATAAATGTTGATGCTGTGAGGGTTAAGGCTTTAGTGGCTTCTTTAGCTGAAGTGAACATTGACGAAGCAATTAAGTCTGCTTCTACAATGATGGCTGCGCCTGCAGCTGCACCAGGTGTGGCGGCGCCAGCGGCAGAAGCTAAACCAAAGGAAGAAGAGAAGAAAAAGAAGGAAGAAGAGGAGAAAGCCAAGGAAGAGGCAGCGCTTGAGGGTTTAGGCGCACTTTTTGGCTAG